One candidate division WOR-3 bacterium DNA window includes the following coding sequences:
- a CDS encoding restriction endonuclease, which translates to MKPVPKNWVLARLSEILETFESGGRPKGGAKHIKSGVPSIGGEHLTSEGKFNFDEIKYVPIEFFNEMTKGKIKKGDILIVKDGATTGKTAIVRSDFPYEKAAINEHVFI; encoded by the coding sequence ATGAAACCGGTGCCTAAAAATTGGGTTTTGGCAAGACTATCGGAAATACTGGAAACCTTTGAATCTGGCGGACGTCCAAAAGGTGGTGCAAAGCATATCAAATCTGGTGTTCCAAGTATCGGGGGAGAGCATCTTACATCAGAAGGGAAATTCAATTTTGATGAAATTAAATATGTCCCAATTGAATTTTTTAATGAAATGACAAAAGGAAAAATCAAGAAAGGCGATATTTTAATTGTGAAAGATGGTGCTACAACCGGCAAAACTGCAATCGTCCGTTCAGATTTTCCTTATGAAAAAGCGGCCATAAATGAACATGTTTTCATTG
- a CDS encoding ATP-dependent helicase, producing the protein MAKSKSIFASKTGPILLLAGPGTGKTHQLALEIKYLIEKDPANRDKITVITFTDEAAKNMKNRLSDEEKSDVFLPPEMQPANISTMHSLGYRIIRENHSKVKLPEDIRVLTLPPLLSIMMIDAAQIVGIDKSIAKETEMCRRMGDCKKDSNNNKCKICAKYTELLRSCNAIDYDDQIIMANELLQHYPDILTKEQSRARYLLVDEYQDINAAQFRFINLLTKDQTDGLLVVGDDDQSIYSFRGGTPRFIRNFQNDYRNAKIEKKDICFRCPPYIFRGALEVVMRFDTNRLGKGVYTFKNQTNKKIVIYDVPSEVKEAEIIAQRAKELLPLGEVLILLPRWNFAQPLKKALRNKCVNYTCRPNIYESGLYCLQVIKTWLDNADDNFALRELLNALIEGETLNKTEKSEIYDCIAKIWNHALHKQISLFASLKELSCTSQTIENIYNIFDSMRTNLSKEAHEFLNTVTKQFGIWKNPQDFLQEIAEFTEELSNTRVGKETARVLTMHSAKGLEADFVFILGLDEGVFPTQSEMQNKDECAEAARLLFVSMTRAKRELYLFHARKRSAGITFLKKSYQLKQSPFIDVIPNDYITRAYVR; encoded by the coding sequence ATGGCAAAATCAAAGAGTATATTTGCAAGCAAAACTGGACCAATTCTTTTACTTGCGGGTCCAGGTACTGGTAAAACCCATCAATTAGCTCTCGAAATAAAATATTTAATCGAGAAAGACCCAGCCAACCGAGACAAGATAACGGTTATAACCTTCACCGATGAGGCAGCCAAAAATATGAAGAATCGACTTAGCGATGAAGAAAAAAGCGATGTTTTCTTGCCACCAGAAATGCAGCCAGCAAATATTTCAACTATGCATAGCCTTGGTTATCGCATAATTAGAGAGAATCATAGTAAGGTTAAATTACCTGAAGATATTAGAGTATTAACTCTGCCACCGTTGCTTTCAATTATGATGATAGATGCAGCCCAAATAGTTGGTATTGATAAAAGTATAGCGAAGGAAACGGAAATGTGTCGCCGGATGGGAGATTGCAAAAAGGATTCCAATAACAACAAATGCAAAATTTGTGCAAAGTATACAGAACTTCTCAGAAGTTGTAATGCTATTGATTATGACGATCAGATAATAATGGCTAATGAACTTCTCCAACACTATCCTGACATATTGACAAAAGAACAATCCAGGGCACGTTACTTATTAGTTGATGAGTACCAAGATATCAATGCAGCACAATTTAGATTCATTAATCTTTTAACTAAAGACCAAACAGATGGGCTTTTGGTGGTTGGTGATGATGATCAAAGTATATACAGTTTCCGAGGCGGAACACCGCGTTTCATAAGAAATTTTCAGAATGACTATAGGAATGCTAAAATAGAGAAAAAGGATATTTGCTTTAGATGTCCACCCTATATTTTCCGCGGAGCGCTTGAGGTTGTCATGAGATTTGACACTAACCGTTTAGGAAAAGGGGTATACACATTCAAAAACCAAACGAATAAGAAAATAGTTATATATGATGTACCCAGTGAAGTAAAGGAAGCAGAGATAATTGCACAAAGGGCTAAAGAATTGTTGCCGTTGGGGGAAGTCCTTATCTTATTGCCTAGATGGAATTTCGCCCAACCATTAAAGAAAGCACTGCGAAATAAATGTGTCAATTATACCTGCCGTCCCAATATATATGAAAGTGGGCTATATTGTCTACAGGTTATAAAAACGTGGTTAGATAATGCGGATGATAATTTTGCTCTCCGCGAGCTGCTTAATGCATTGATTGAGGGGGAAACTTTGAATAAAACTGAAAAAAGCGAGATTTATGATTGTATTGCCAAAATATGGAATCATGCGCTCCACAAACAGATATCGCTCTTTGCATCACTCAAAGAATTGTCATGCACTAGTCAAACTATAGAAAACATTTATAATATTTTTGATAGTATGCGCACAAATTTATCAAAGGAAGCACACGAATTTCTAAATACTGTGACAAAACAATTTGGAATATGGAAAAATCCACAAGACTTCTTGCAAGAGATAGCTGAATTCACTGAAGAATTATCAAACACTCGTGTAGGAAAAGAAACGGCTCGCGTGCTTACAATGCATAGCGCAAAAGGATTGGAAGCAGATTTCGTTTTCATACTTGGGTTGGACGAAGGTGTATTTCCTACTCAGTCGGAAATGCAAAACAAAGATGAATGTGCTGAAGCTGCTCGATTGCTATTTGTGTCAATGACCCGCGCTAAGCGAGAACTATACCTTTTTCATGCACGAAAGAGATCTGCTGGAATCACTTTTTTAAAAAAATCCTATCAGCTGAAACAATCACCATTCATAGATGTCATACCCAATGATTATATTACAAGAGCGTATGTCAGATGA
- a CDS encoding ORF6N domain-containing protein, with product MKDIIPQEMIEQKIFLIRGQKVMIDRDLAELYGVETKYLNRQVKRNRERFPEEFMFRLTKEEKDELVTICHRFKTMKHSSTLPYAFTEHGVAMLASVLKSERAVKISIIIIKAFVRLRQMLSAHKELARKLSELERRIERHDAEIKAIFDAIRQLMTPPEKSDKRIGFIKE from the coding sequence ATGAAAGACATTATCCCGCAGGAAATGATTGAACAGAAGATTTTTCTGATAAGAGGACAAAAAGTAATGATTGATAGAGACCTTGCTGAATTATATGGAGTAGAAACGAAATATCTGAATAGACAGGTGAAACGAAATCGCGAACGATTCCCTGAAGAATTTATGTTTAGACTAACAAAAGAGGAAAAAGATGAACTGGTGACAATTTGTCACCGGTTCAAGACAATGAAACATTCAAGTACTCTGCCCTATGCCTTTACAGAACATGGTGTTGCAATGCTTGCCAGTGTTTTGAAAAGCGAGAGAGCAGTAAAAATAAGTATTATAATTATCAAGGCATTCGTCCGGTTAAGACAGATGCTGTCTGCTCACAAAGAACTTGCACGCAAATTATCTGAACTTGAACGGAGAATTGAAAGACATGATGCGGAAATTAAGGCGATATTTGATGCAATCCGCCAACTGATGACGCCACCCGAAAAATCAGATAAAAGGATTGGGTTTATAAAGGAGTAG
- a CDS encoding HigA family addiction module antitoxin codes for MMSRKYKPHFNIGPGPFIKEELKARNWRQEDLAAIIGMSLKSVNQLIKNKQTITVETAQLLSKAFGQSAQFWLNLDTNYRLRLKQDEERSKSVGMMAQIFKFMPIKEMVAKGWLKRYKNPYDLKSQVLNFWKKDNLDFSWLDVNALPNLRKSTAYNQFNLFYAHTWFQMAKKCAKIFIVGKYSENQFKQISDDFANYTLTNLSIKKFLKDLNSAGVKFFVLSHLQKTYLDGAAFFDNGNPVIVYTMRYNRIDNFWFTVAHEIAHILCHVRNKNDYFVDNLDAMTTKQEREANEYALKMIKASQIKEYFRGIDTYISEWRVNDCAREVGVSPALVVGVLQYEGKLSRRNLNRLKETVSDKIPSQYWAEKRLKELR; via the coding sequence ATGATGTCAAGAAAATACAAACCTCACTTTAATATTGGTCCGGGTCCTTTTATAAAAGAGGAATTAAAGGCGCGCAATTGGAGACAGGAAGACCTAGCAGCAATTATTGGTATGTCATTAAAATCGGTTAATCAATTGATAAAGAACAAGCAGACAATCACGGTTGAAACTGCACAACTATTGAGTAAAGCATTTGGTCAGTCTGCTCAATTTTGGCTCAATCTGGATACCAATTATAGACTCAGACTTAAACAGGATGAAGAGCGGTCAAAGAGCGTCGGAATGATGGCACAAATCTTCAAATTTATGCCAATCAAAGAGATGGTTGCAAAAGGATGGTTGAAGAGATACAAAAACCCCTATGACCTCAAATCACAAGTCCTTAATTTCTGGAAAAAAGATAACCTGGACTTCTCCTGGCTTGATGTTAATGCCCTACCGAATCTCCGTAAATCAACAGCTTATAATCAATTCAATCTATTCTATGCCCATACCTGGTTTCAGATGGCAAAAAAATGTGCGAAAATATTTATTGTCGGTAAATATAGCGAAAATCAGTTCAAACAGATTTCTGATGATTTTGCTAATTATACACTAACAAACCTGTCCATCAAAAAATTTCTGAAAGACCTCAATAGCGCTGGTGTAAAATTCTTTGTTTTAAGCCATCTGCAGAAAACTTACCTTGATGGTGCAGCCTTCTTTGATAATGGTAATCCGGTAATTGTTTACACAATGCGATATAACAGGATTGACAATTTCTGGTTCACAGTTGCTCACGAAATAGCCCATATTCTATGCCATGTTAGAAACAAAAATGACTACTTTGTTGATAACCTTGATGCAATGACCACCAAACAGGAAAGAGAAGCCAATGAATATGCACTAAAAATGATAAAGGCATCTCAAATCAAAGAATATTTCAGAGGCATAGACACCTACATATCAGAGTGGCGTGTTAATGACTGTGCCAGGGAAGTAGGTGTCAGTCCGGCACTTGTTGTTGGTGTTTTACAATATGAAGGCAAACTCTCCCGAAGAAATCTCAATCGCTTAAAAGAAACAGTCTCAGATAAAATTCCCAGTCAATACTGGGCAGAAAAAAGACTGAAGGAATTGAGATGA
- a CDS encoding type II toxin-antitoxin system RelE/ParE family toxin, with protein sequence MEVKFRNPKLLELYQKGKSKKYVLGSEVVKKFSLRIEILQAAVNIYDLWKSPSLHFEKMTGYDKRYSVRIDKKHRLEFEIEWTDDKKTVGVVKIIEISKHYE encoded by the coding sequence TTGGAAGTTAAATTCAGAAACCCTAAGTTGCTTGAACTTTACCAGAAGGGCAAGAGCAAAAAATACGTTCTGGGTTCTGAAGTTGTTAAAAAATTTTCTTTACGAATTGAAATTCTACAGGCAGCCGTCAACATATACGATTTATGGAAATCACCATCATTGCATTTTGAGAAGATGACAGGTTATGATAAGAGATATTCGGTCAGGATTGATAAAAAACATAGACTGGAGTTTGAAATTGAATGGACTGATGATAAAAAGACAGTCGGTGTCGTTAAAATCATTGAAATATCAAAACATTATGAATAG
- a CDS encoding ORF6N domain-containing protein, translating into MKNNLIPQEVIEKRIYMIRGHKVMLSTHLAELYGVEVRVLIQAVKRNKERFPPDFMFQLSDEEFKTLKSQIVISSWGGIRRANPYAFTEQGVAMLSSVLRSKRAIQVNIAIMRAFVRLRQILATHKELIHKLSELERKIEKHDVEIKAIFDAMRQLMTPPEKSDKRIGFIKE; encoded by the coding sequence ATGAAGAATAATTTAATCCCACAAGAAGTAATTGAAAAGAGAATTTATATGATTAGAGGACATAAGGTGATGCTCAGCACCCATCTGGCAGAATTATATGGTGTTGAGGTTAGGGTGTTGATTCAGGCGGTGAAGCGAAACAAAGAGCGGTTCCCTCCAGATTTTATGTTTCAACTTTCTGACGAAGAATTTAAGACTTTGAAATCACAAATTGTGATTTCAAGTTGGGGTGGAATAAGACGAGCAAATCCTTATGCTTTCACAGAACAGGGTGTCGCAATGCTTTCAAGTGTCTTGAGAAGTAAAAGAGCAATACAGGTCAACATTGCGATAATGAGGGCATTCGTCCGGTTAAGACAGATACTGGCGACTCATAAGGAACTGATTCACAAACTATCTGAACTTGAGCGAAAAATAGAAAAGCACGATGTAGAAATTAAGGCGATATTTGATGCCATGCGCCAACTGATGACGCCACCCGAAAAATCAGATAAAAGAATTGGGTTTATAAAGGAGTAG
- a CDS encoding type I restriction-modification enzyme R subunit C-terminal domain-containing protein, which produces MKPEELAKQKIEKLLKDAGWIIQEMNNLNRDAGLGVAVKEFPLKTGFADYLLFINGKAAGIIEAKPEGTTLGGVDFQSDKYIAGFPENVPHHHLPLPFVYESTGTETFFRDLRDPEPCSRRVFAFHTPDGLNEFLSKETTLRARLRNLPPLITKGLRNCQVDAIQGLEQSLFDARPRALIQMASGAGKTFTAISAVYRLLKFADAKRILFLVDRRTLGKQTLQKFQEYETPDDGRKFTEIYNIQHLTTNTIDPVSRVCITTIQRLYSMLKGEPEFDAETEEESILNYAIVSTTPVEVSYNPKIPIETFDFIITDECHRSIYNLWRQVLEYFDAFIIGLTATPSKQTLGFFNQNLVTEYNHEHAVADGVNVGYEVYRIKTAITEQGSKIDAGYYVDKRDKLTRKVRWEMLEDDLEYDATQLDRSVVAKDQIRTIIRTFKEKLFTDIFPGRKEVPKTLIFAKDDSHAEDIVHIVREEFGKGNEFCKKITYKTTGEKPEDLIASFHNSYNPRIAVTVDMIATGTDIKPLECIIFMRDVKSRVYFEQMKGRGTRVINATDLMAVTPDALHKTHFVIIDAVGVCENDKTDSQPLERKRYVAFDKLLIGIAMGVRDEDAISSLAGRLARMEHEIDSKDSEKITQISGGNSLKDLSNRLLDAIDPDKQIEKAKEIFKTESPTDEQIAKASDILIDDACKPFNNPDLRNLLIEIKKKNEQIIDTISKDIVLLTGFDEKAKEAARTVIDTFKKFIEENKNELTALQIIYSKPHSKRFVTYDEIKQLAEAISKPPYFLTTEKLWLAYEQLEKSRVRGAGPQKLLTNIISLIRFAIGESNYLEPFTETVEQRFRTWLNEQEKLGRKFTPEQLDWLTMIKNHIATSLAITIDDFELAPFFEKGGPIKANQVFGKELNTILSELNEVLVA; this is translated from the coding sequence ATGAAACCTGAGGAGCTTGCAAAGCAGAAAATAGAGAAATTACTCAAAGATGCGGGCTGGATTATTCAGGAGATGAATAATCTAAACCGTGATGCTGGACTCGGTGTTGCAGTCAAGGAATTTCCATTAAAAACAGGTTTTGCTGATTATCTTTTATTTATTAACGGTAAGGCAGCAGGTATAATTGAAGCCAAACCTGAGGGCACAACGCTAGGTGGTGTTGATTTCCAATCTGATAAATACATTGCTGGTTTCCCCGAGAATGTACCACACCACCATTTGCCGCTTCCATTTGTTTACGAGAGCACTGGTACCGAGACATTTTTCCGTGACCTTCGTGATCCTGAACCCTGTTCCCGGCGTGTATTTGCCTTCCATACGCCTGATGGATTAAATGAATTTCTCTCCAAAGAAACCACCCTGCGTGCAAGATTGCGAAACCTTCCTCCTTTAATTACCAAAGGACTGAGAAATTGCCAGGTTGATGCAATTCAAGGGCTTGAACAATCTCTCTTTGATGCCCGACCCCGCGCCCTAATCCAGATGGCTTCAGGCGCTGGTAAAACATTTACTGCTATCAGTGCGGTATATCGCTTACTCAAATTTGCTGATGCCAAACGGATTCTCTTTTTGGTTGACCGTAGAACCCTGGGTAAACAGACCTTACAAAAATTTCAGGAATATGAAACACCTGATGATGGAAGAAAATTTACCGAAATCTATAATATTCAGCATCTAACAACAAATACCATTGACCCTGTCAGCCGAGTTTGTATAACAACTATCCAGCGTCTCTATTCTATGCTTAAAGGTGAACCTGAATTTGATGCAGAGACTGAAGAAGAATCTATCTTGAATTATGCAATTGTAAGTACAACACCGGTTGAGGTCAGTTATAATCCCAAAATCCCGATTGAAACCTTTGATTTTATCATTACTGATGAATGCCATCGCTCAATCTATAATCTGTGGCGTCAGGTTCTTGAATACTTTGATGCCTTTATAATTGGTTTAACCGCAACGCCGTCAAAGCAGACCCTTGGATTTTTTAACCAGAATCTGGTTACTGAATACAATCATGAACATGCGGTTGCTGATGGTGTAAATGTCGGTTATGAGGTCTATCGCATAAAAACTGCCATCACCGAGCAGGGCAGTAAGATTGATGCCGGTTATTATGTGGACAAGAGGGATAAACTGACCAGAAAGGTGCGCTGGGAAATGCTTGAGGATGACCTTGAATATGATGCTACACAATTAGACCGTTCAGTCGTTGCCAAAGACCAGATAAGGACTATTATCAGAACATTTAAGGAAAAACTCTTTACTGATATCTTTCCTGGAAGAAAAGAAGTTCCCAAAACCTTAATCTTTGCCAAGGATGATTCCCATGCCGAAGATATTGTTCACATTGTGCGTGAGGAATTCGGAAAAGGAAATGAATTTTGCAAAAAGATAACCTATAAGACAACTGGTGAAAAACCCGAGGATTTGATTGCGAGTTTTCATAATTCATACAATCCCCGGATTGCCGTGACTGTGGATATGATTGCAACCGGCACAGATATAAAACCGCTTGAATGTATAATTTTTATGAGGGATGTGAAATCAAGGGTATATTTTGAACAGATGAAAGGCAGGGGTACAAGGGTCATAAACGCAACTGACCTGATGGCAGTGACCCCCGATGCCCTTCATAAGACCCATTTTGTTATCATTGATGCGGTTGGTGTTTGTGAAAATGACAAAACTGATTCCCAACCCCTTGAACGGAAGAGATATGTTGCTTTTGACAAACTCTTGATTGGTATTGCAATGGGTGTGCGGGATGAGGATGCAATATCATCTCTTGCCGGTAGATTGGCGAGGATGGAGCATGAGATTGATTCTAAAGACAGCGAAAAAATAACCCAGATATCTGGTGGCAATTCACTTAAGGATTTAAGTAATCGGTTATTAGATGCAATTGATCCAGATAAGCAGATAGAAAAGGCAAAGGAGATTTTTAAGACTGAGTCGCCAACTGATGAACAGATTGCAAAGGCAAGTGATATTTTGATTGATGATGCGTGTAAACCTTTTAACAATCCTGATTTGAGAAATTTGCTTATTGAAATTAAAAAGAAAAACGAGCAGATAATTGATACAATCAGCAAGGATATTGTATTATTAACCGGATTTGATGAAAAGGCAAAAGAGGCTGCCCGGACTGTGATTGATACTTTTAAGAAATTTATTGAAGAGAATAAGAATGAACTGACCGCGCTCCAGATTATTTACAGTAAACCTCACAGTAAAAGGTTTGTAACCTACGATGAGATTAAACAACTCGCTGAGGCGATAAGCAAACCGCCATATTTTTTGACCACGGAGAAACTATGGCTTGCCTATGAACAACTTGAAAAATCAAGGGTCAGGGGTGCAGGTCCTCAGAAGTTATTAACAAATATTATTTCGCTTATTCGTTTTGCAATTGGTGAAAGCAATTACTTGGAGCCTTTTACTGAAACCGTTGAGCAGAGATTTAGAACCTGGTTGAATGAACAGGAAAAACTTGGCAGGAAATTTACACCTGAGCAGTTGGATTGGCTGACAATGATAAAAAATCATATTGCCACATCATTAGCAATCACAATTGACGATTTTGAACTCGCCCCATTTTTTGAAAAAGGCGGACCGATTAAAGCCAATCAGGTCTTTGGCAAAGAATTGAATACCATTCTATCCGAACTAAACGAGGTGCTGGTTGCATGA
- a CDS encoding FlgD immunoglobulin-like domain containing protein: protein MERREFLKILLAGSLGSLINRPLTNPLSSIFTDSRYLPPPQINNFSSEIVLNSRRSYHSGYTSSLSDQILANILWAASRAPLIGTNRIIYVARTDNVYRYDPNSHDIVLHLSGNHKSESNAAFEVGIASDIAEDAGTSIQFAQLASISFWNTNSNQPASCPKESATTNANNTWSPSLTVQMVNVYGLMSSVSGITSECVAHSSNGSLPDPNTNGTIILENALANLKYGNLFSDTELNLNQLSQLAWASYGNTPHTTSNGRAGITVPSAVANYYLTGKIYIVRSVGVERYHIRLPSGSASSRDHRIERVTDGDRRPQLRSAIPRLPQTAPNYFVYCATTASRYQLLEAGFAGASALLQATCINLQGYFTANFSSSERTAIINALGIPTTDLPLFIFSAGQEYVGIKEQESKNQGILSLNPNPFRDKVRIHYQLNNSSRVNIAIYDTSGNLVKNLHNDFQPAGKYTIFWDGKNQSGKKIPSGVYFIILNAGEKIHKEKLTKI from the coding sequence ATGGAAAGAAGAGAATTTTTAAAAATTCTGCTGGCAGGTAGTCTTGGTTCATTAATAAATAGACCTTTAACCAACCCGCTTTCATCTATCTTTACAGATTCACGATATTTACCACCACCACAGATTAACAATTTTTCATCAGAGATAGTTTTGAATAGCAGGCGTTCATATCATAGTGGTTACACGAGCAGTCTCTCTGATCAGATTCTTGCTAATATTTTATGGGCAGCATCCCGTGCCCCATTGATTGGAACAAATCGTATTATATATGTTGCCCGAACTGATAATGTCTATCGTTATGACCCTAATTCTCATGATATTGTTCTCCATTTATCAGGAAATCATAAATCAGAATCAAACGCCGCATTTGAAGTGGGAATTGCCAGTGATATTGCTGAAGATGCAGGCACATCTATTCAATTTGCCCAACTTGCCTCAATTTCGTTCTGGAATACAAACTCAAACCAACCCGCATCCTGTCCCAAAGAGAGTGCGACAACCAACGCCAATAACACCTGGAGCCCTTCTCTGACTGTCCAAATGGTGAATGTCTATGGATTGATGAGTTCGGTAAGTGGAATAACATCAGAATGCGTGGCACATTCTTCAAACGGTTCTTTACCTGACCCGAATACCAATGGTACGATCATTCTTGAAAATGCCCTGGCAAATCTGAAGTATGGCAATCTTTTTAGTGATACCGAGCTGAATCTTAATCAATTATCCCAGCTTGCCTGGGCATCGTATGGCAATACACCCCATACTACATCAAATGGAAGGGCAGGTATAACCGTGCCTTCAGCCGTGGCAAACTACTATCTCACTGGTAAGATCTATATCGTCCGCTCGGTGGGTGTTGAAAGATACCATATCCGACTCCCTTCAGGAAGTGCAAGTTCTCGTGACCATCGGATTGAAAGGGTAACGGATGGTGATAGAAGACCCCAGCTGAGAAGTGCAATTCCACGATTACCTCAGACCGCGCCAAATTATTTTGTCTATTGTGCTACAACAGCGAGCAGATATCAATTGCTTGAGGCAGGTTTTGCCGGGGCGAGCGCCCTGCTCCAGGCAACCTGTATAAATCTACAGGGTTATTTTACTGCAAACTTTTCTTCAAGTGAGCGGACTGCTATCATAAATGCCCTTGGCATACCGACGACCGATCTGCCATTATTTATATTTTCTGCAGGACAGGAGTATGTGGGGATAAAGGAGCAGGAATCAAAAAATCAAGGCATTCTTTCGTTAAATCCGAATCCCTTTCGTGATAAAGTTAGAATCCATTATCAATTGAATAATAGCTCACGGGTGAATATTGCAATTTATGATACATCGGGTAATCTTGTAAAAAATCTGCATAATGATTTTCAGCCTGCTGGTAAATATACAATCTTCTGGGATGGAAAAAATCAAAGCGGTAAAAAGATTCCCAGCGGGGTTTATTTTATAATATTGAATGCGGGAGAAAAAATCCATAAAGAAAAACTAACGAAGATATAA
- a CDS encoding YraN family protein, with the protein MMINKIQLGKKGEELARKFLNKKGFNIIDHNFRCRYGEIDLVLRKGKSFHFVEVKYRRTLEYGLPQESVNKRKQKKIQYVALLWLKKRHLPIDTEVHFDVLAINQSGDGVEYEYIEDAF; encoded by the coding sequence ATGATGATAAATAAAATTCAATTGGGAAAAAAGGGTGAAGAACTTGCCCGAAAATTTTTAAATAAAAAAGGATTCAATATAATTGACCATAATTTTCGCTGCCGGTATGGGGAGATAGATTTGGTATTAAGGAAAGGAAAATCTTTCCATTTTGTAGAGGTAAAATATCGCAGGACACTTGAATATGGATTACCCCAGGAATCAGTAAACAAGAGAAAGCAAAAGAAGATACAATATGTGGCACTATTATGGTTAAAAAAGAGACATCTACCAATAGATACCGAAGTTCATTTTGATGTTCTGGCGATAAATCAGAGTGGGGATGGTGTAGAATACGAGTATATTGAAGATGCATTTTAA
- a CDS encoding ribonuclease HII — protein MKQTIDREFWSKFDFIAGCDEAGRGPLAGPVVAAAVILPKNFYHPEIDDSKKLSPLKREELFIIIQKAAVSFSFGIVPVEVIDEVNILQATKMAMSEAINKLSPQPEIVLIDALKIDTLSIEQYPIIKGDSLSINIASASILAKVKRDSIMLEYHKQYPMYGFDKHKGYPTLLHRECIKKYGPCPIHRKTFKLLNDDK, from the coding sequence TTGAAACAAACAATTGATAGAGAATTCTGGAGTAAATTTGATTTTATTGCTGGTTGCGATGAGGCAGGGAGGGGTCCTCTTGCCGGACCAGTGGTTGCCGCTGCTGTAATTCTGCCTAAAAATTTTTATCACCCTGAGATTGATGATTCAAAAAAACTTTCTCCTTTAAAAAGGGAAGAGTTGTTTATTATTATACAAAAGGCTGCGGTCAGTTTTTCCTTCGGCATCGTTCCGGTTGAAGTCATAGATGAAGTAAATATATTGCAAGCAACGAAAATGGCAATGTCTGAGGCGATAAATAAACTATCACCCCAGCCTGAAATTGTTTTAATAGATGCCTTAAAGATTGATACCCTCTCAATAGAACAATATCCAATTATCAAAGGTGATAGTTTGAGCATTAACATTGCCTCAGCATCTATCTTAGCAAAGGTAAAGAGAGATTCAATAATGCTTGAATATCATAAACAATATCCAATGTATGGGTTTGATAAACATAAAGGTTATCCAACTTTATTACACCGCGAATGTATCAAAAAATACGGTCCCTGTCCGATTCACAGAAAGACATTTAAATTATTGAATGATGATAAATAA
- the rplS gene encoding 50S ribosomal protein L19 yields MTKNPDFKPGDLIKVYVKVVEGDKTRLSPFQGVVIQMKGSGESKTFVVRKVSAGIGVERIFPLNSPMIAKIEVKRRGKVRRAKLTYLRNKKVKKLKSQEVTIKEGNEEKIEEKKVETNN; encoded by the coding sequence ATGACGAAAAATCCTGATTTTAAACCAGGCGATTTAATAAAGGTTTATGTAAAGGTTGTTGAAGGGGATAAAACAAGGCTCTCTCCTTTTCAGGGGGTTGTGATCCAGATGAAAGGAAGTGGCGAAAGTAAGACATTCGTTGTGCGCAAAGTATCAGCCGGTATTGGTGTAGAAAGGATATTTCCTTTGAATTCACCAATGATCGCCAAAATTGAAGTAAAAAGGAGAGGCAAGGTACGCAGGGCAAAACTTACCTATTTGAGAAACAAAAAGGTGAAGAAGTTAAAGAGTCAAGAGGTAACTATAAAAGAAGGAAATGAGGAAAAAATAGAAGAAAAGAAAGTTGAAACAAACAATTGA